In Stomoxys calcitrans chromosome 2, idStoCalc2.1, whole genome shotgun sequence, the following proteins share a genomic window:
- the LOC106083652 gene encoding uncharacterized protein LOC106083652 isoform X1 produces MSQNQSYFWQTTRHNVYLKRSAKLHMLLALMAVLTFSTICVAEIDAAKNNDETAMEMGIPSQMSKDEPLYVKDEKFDVANDLPPIDPTKESKVKAGFLDAFTASISVILFTELGDKTFFIAAIMAMRHPRLIVFTGAISALALMTVLSVVFGMAATIIPKVYTYYISTALFAIFGLKMIYEGYFMKDSDAQEEMEEVQADLRKREDELFRSKRGSDDAKRKNSNSDKEDNDLERGAGASTTNTALSTAKNPEMKHRQRKQLSSNHTTTSISSNNNGCELNKDVDNDDVNVESGEADAFLKGSDEQQHIKMTTFHSSPTLSASALSNQTNQTNCDDTSSTNKLRFNATSNNAGGGGSSGGGTPSKGPGGDVMVHSSTSNIHNSPSSNKLNGGHMLNNSTTTTTNKTLINSNNNSIDSLNGTAGQSNGDLKQFGGGSKKRLERDVSATLIQDPESGVVRKNTKKGAAYLTTRVFMQAFTMTFLAEWGDRSQLTTIILATSKDVYGVITGGVIGHSICTGLAVIGGRMVAAKISVRTVTIVGGIVFLGFALYALIVKPDDI; encoded by the exons ATGTCGCAGAATCAGTCATATTTTTGGCAAACCACCAGACACAATGTCTACCTGAAGAGATCGGCCAAGTTACACATGCTGTTGGCCCTGATGGCAGTACTGACATTCTCCACCATATGTGTGGCCGAGATAGATGCTGCAAAAAATAATGATGAAACGGCTATGGAAATGGGCATACCCTCG cAAATGTCCAAAGATGAACCGCTCTATGTTAAGGATGAGAAATTCGATGTTGCAAATGATCTACCACCAATCGATCCAACCAAGGAATCTAAAGTCAAGGCCGGCTTTCTCGACGCTTTCACAGCGTCGATCTCTGTAATTCTATTTACAGAGCTAGGTGATAAGACTTTTTTCATAGCAGCCATAATGGCCATGCGCCATCCCCGTTTAATTGTCTTTACCGGTGCCATATCCGCTTTGGCCCTTATGACCGTACTCTCGGTGGTGTTTGGAATGGCTGCTACTATTATTCCTAAGGTTTATACATATTACATTTCAACTGCATTGTTTGCGATATTCGGTTTGAAAATGATCTACGAGGGCTACTTCATGAAGGACTCCGATGCCCAAGAGGAAATGGAGGAGGTGCAAGCGGATTTGCGCAAACGTGAAGATGAG CTGTTCCGCTCGAAACGTGGCAGTGATGATGCTAAACGCAAGAATAGCAACTCTGACAAAGAGGACAATGATTTGGAACGCGGCGCTGGCGCCTCCACAACCAATACTGCTTTGTCCACTGCCAAGAATCCCGAGATGAAACACCGACAACGCAAACAACTGTCATCGAATCATACAACAACTAGCATTAGTAGCAACAACAACGGCTGTGAACTGAACAAAGACGTTGATAATGACGATGTTAATGTTGAGAGTGGCGAGGCTGATGCTTTCCTCAAGGGGAGCGATGAACAGCAGCACATCAAAATGACCACTTTCCATAGCAGCCCGACATTATCGGCGTCCGCCTTATCCAATCAAACGAATCAAACTAATTGTGATGATACTTCTAGTACTAATAAGCTTAGATTTAATGCAACATCGAACAATGCTGGCGGCGGCGGCAGCAGTGGTGGTGGCACACCCTCCAAAGGTCCAGGCGGTGATGTGATGGTCCACTCCTCGACATCCAATATACACAATTCTCCATCCTCGAACAAATTGAATGGCGGCCATATGCTTAAcaactccaccaccaccaccaccaacaagaCCCTCATCAACTCCAACAATAACAGTATCGATAGTTTAAACGGCACTGCTGGTCAGTCCAATGGCGATTTGAAACAATTTGGCGGCGGAAGCAAAAAACGG CTGGAACGTGATGTTTCCGCCACCCTTATACAGGATCCCGAAAGTGGAGTAGTACGTAAGAATACCAAAAAGGGAGCAGCATATTTAACCACCAGGGTTTTTATGCAAGCATTTACTATGACTTTTCTGGCTGAGTGGGGTGATCGCTCCCAATTGACCACCATTATCTTGGCTACAAGCAAG GACGTCTATGGCGTTATAACTGGCGGTGTAATTGGCCACTCCATTTGCACCGGTTTGGCTGTGATTGGTGGCCGCATGGTAGCGGCTAAAATATCTGTGCGTACCGTTACCATAGTCGGCGGTATAGTGTTCCTTGGCTTTGCCCTATATGCCCTTATAGTAAAACCGGATGATATATAA
- the LOC106083652 gene encoding transmembrane protein 165 isoform X2: MSQNQSYFWQTTRHNVYLKRSAKLHMLLALMAVLTFSTICVAEIDAAKNNDETAMEMGIPSQMSKDEPLYVKDEKFDVANDLPPIDPTKESKVKAGFLDAFTASISVILFTELGDKTFFIAAIMAMRHPRLIVFTGAISALALMTVLSVVFGMAATIIPKVYTYYISTALFAIFGLKMIYEGYFMKDSDAQEEMEEVQADLRKREDELERDVSATLIQDPESGVVRKNTKKGAAYLTTRVFMQAFTMTFLAEWGDRSQLTTIILATSKDVYGVITGGVIGHSICTGLAVIGGRMVAAKISVRTVTIVGGIVFLGFALYALIVKPDDI, translated from the exons ATGTCGCAGAATCAGTCATATTTTTGGCAAACCACCAGACACAATGTCTACCTGAAGAGATCGGCCAAGTTACACATGCTGTTGGCCCTGATGGCAGTACTGACATTCTCCACCATATGTGTGGCCGAGATAGATGCTGCAAAAAATAATGATGAAACGGCTATGGAAATGGGCATACCCTCG cAAATGTCCAAAGATGAACCGCTCTATGTTAAGGATGAGAAATTCGATGTTGCAAATGATCTACCACCAATCGATCCAACCAAGGAATCTAAAGTCAAGGCCGGCTTTCTCGACGCTTTCACAGCGTCGATCTCTGTAATTCTATTTACAGAGCTAGGTGATAAGACTTTTTTCATAGCAGCCATAATGGCCATGCGCCATCCCCGTTTAATTGTCTTTACCGGTGCCATATCCGCTTTGGCCCTTATGACCGTACTCTCGGTGGTGTTTGGAATGGCTGCTACTATTATTCCTAAGGTTTATACATATTACATTTCAACTGCATTGTTTGCGATATTCGGTTTGAAAATGATCTACGAGGGCTACTTCATGAAGGACTCCGATGCCCAAGAGGAAATGGAGGAGGTGCAAGCGGATTTGCGCAAACGTGAAGATGAG CTGGAACGTGATGTTTCCGCCACCCTTATACAGGATCCCGAAAGTGGAGTAGTACGTAAGAATACCAAAAAGGGAGCAGCATATTTAACCACCAGGGTTTTTATGCAAGCATTTACTATGACTTTTCTGGCTGAGTGGGGTGATCGCTCCCAATTGACCACCATTATCTTGGCTACAAGCAAG GACGTCTATGGCGTTATAACTGGCGGTGTAATTGGCCACTCCATTTGCACCGGTTTGGCTGTGATTGGTGGCCGCATGGTAGCGGCTAAAATATCTGTGCGTACCGTTACCATAGTCGGCGGTATAGTGTTCCTTGGCTTTGCCCTATATGCCCTTATAGTAAAACCGGATGATATATAA